The Streptomyces sp. WZ-12 genome segment GCCTGCTGGACAGCACCGGAGAGTTCACCGCCGAGGTTCCCACCTCCGCGACCGGACAGTTCCGCTTCTACGCGGCCGAGGGCACCTGGACCGTGCGCGCCCTCGTGCCCGGTGCCAGCGCGGACCGCACCGTCGTCGCCCAGCAGGGCGGGCTGGCGGAGGTCGCCATCGCCGTCTGACGGCGCGCGCGGACGGGCCCGTGCCGCGGGCCCGTTCGGCCCGGAGGGCCGCACCCCAGGGGTTTGGACGCCTTGGCTGTGG includes the following:
- a CDS encoding DUF1416 domain-containing protein encodes the protein MCGAQAGGPDASTIKPGETTIQGSVTRDGQPVTGYVRLLDSTGEFTAEVPTSATGQFRFYAAEGTWTVRALVPGASADRTVVAQQGGLAEVAIAV